Proteins co-encoded in one Octopus sinensis linkage group LG6, ASM634580v1, whole genome shotgun sequence genomic window:
- the LOC115212959 gene encoding 40S ribosomal protein S15a: MVRMNVLADALNTIQAAERGGKRQVMIRPNSKVTCRFLSVMMKHGYIGEFEIVDDHRNGKIVVNLTGRLNMCGVISPRFDICLRDLERWTNNLLPSRQFGCLVLTTSGGILDHEEARRRHLGGKILGYFY, encoded by the exons ATGGTGCGTATGAACGTATTAGCCGATGCTTTGAATACTATTCAAGCCGCCGAGAGGGGTGGTAAGAGACAGGTGATGATCAGACCAAATTCTAAAGTCACATGCAGATTTCTGTCTGTCATGATGAAACATG gtTATATTGGAGAGTTTGAAATCGTAGATGATCACAGAAATGGCAAAATAGTTGTCAACCTTACAGGCAGGCTAAATatg TGTGGTGTCATTAGCCCCCGCTTTGACATATGCCTCCGGGATTTGGAGAGGTGGACCAATAATTTATTGCCGTCTCGGCAGTTTGG GTGTTTGGTATTAACCACCTCAGGAGGGATCCTTGACCATGAGGAGGCCAGGAGAAGACATCTTGGTGGCAAAATTTTAgggtatttttattaa